GTTGGGCATTTCAAGCGTGTTGATCCTCTGCACACTGTTCGCTGGGGTCGGCGTTTCCCTCGGCCGCACGCTCAAACAACGAGAGAGAGCGTCGGAGACTCCGACAGTTTGACTGAGACTAGATGAGCGCCGCGAGGCCCAGCTTCGCAAGAATTTGGATTCCGGCCAGAATCAGCGCGAGGATGAATGCGTCCCACCAGCCATCAAGGTCCAGCCGGACCTTGAGCAGCCAGAGATATGCCGTCAACCAAACGATCCAGCCCACAAGTGGAATCGGGCTGAAGACCACGACGACCGGTGAAGCGACTGCGAAGACCGCAAGAAAGTTTGCCGCGGCAAGCAGCCAACCCTGATCAAACCCGCCCGCCCAGATGAGACTGAACACCCAATACGCTCCGAGTGCAAGGGGCACACAGATCCCGATCGCGATGCAGTCGATCACGAATGTCTGCAGATCGCTCGTGAGCAAGCGAATGATCAACAGCGCAACCAAACCCACCGCTGAGTAGATGAGCGGCTCCTTGTAGAACATTTCGAATTGGTTCTGGTGCTTTGCTTTCTTCGCCCGCGCCTGCGTGTGCGGATCCGCTCCGCACTCCGGGCACGAGGCGCTCAGCGCAAGCCCCTTGAGGTCATAGCCGCACTTCCCACACGGGCGCGAGTACTCGGTCATGGGCGCCGGCGGGGCCGCACCGATCGAAATGTCGTAGCGGCAGTTCGAACAAACCGTTTCACCCGGAGGGATTTCGTGCTTGCAGCGCGGGCAGGCAACGCGCTCACCTTCGATCGGCGCTTCGTCTGCGAGCGCGATCGGCGCACCCTGATCCGCCGGAAGATCTCGCTCGATCGGCAGCCCGTACTTGATCCGATCGTGACACTTGAGGCACGCATAGCGTCCCTTCGCGTCTTTGAAGCGCTTGCTCTCGCTGCAATCGATGCCGCAATGGATGCAAACTTTCGACATGGCTCCGAGCGCAGAGCGTACCGGATTTCAAATTCGGTCTGCGCCACTACTTGTGAGTCAGCTCATCCGCCAGCTTTTCGGCGTCGTAGACCTTCCGCAAAGCCTCGACGATTCCCCGCGAATCGACGGAAACGCTCCGGGCATTGGTTCCGTCATAAATCACGTCGCCGGTCAGTGAGTAGACGTTCCCATCAAAGATCAGGCCGACGATCTCACCTTTGGCATTCACCGTCGGGCTACCCGAGTTGCCCCCGATGATGTCGCAATCGGCGATGAAGTTGTAAGGGGTCGCCATGTCGAGCTTCGGCTTGGCGGCGTGCCACTTGGCAGGCAGGGTGAACTCGGGCTCTCCCTGGCGCTCTTCGGCACGAGCAAACAAACCGGCGATGTCGGTAAAGGCCGGCGTGCGGTCGCGGGGCACTCCCTGAACCCTCCCGAAACTCATGCGCAGGCTGCTCGTCGCATCGGGGTACATGTTCTCACCTGAACGGGCGAAGCGTGCCGCGGCAATCTTGGCGTACGCGTCGCGTTCAACGCTCTCGACCTTGTCCTCGTACATCTTCCGAAGTTCGCGTGATCGCGGATCGAAGACGGCGGCGAGCTGCAACATCGGATCATTCGACGCTTTCAACGCCGCCGCGCCGCCCTCCACGAGAGCCTTTCGCGCCGCAGGATCATTGAGCGAGGTGCCGTTGACACACTCCTCGGCACGAGCGCGTGCGGACTTTCCGGCAAATGCCTTCACCACAAGCGGATGATCTCCGCCGAGCCGCTCCGCGAGCAGACCGAGCATCTGCGTGACTTTCTCGATCTCGAGCGCTTCCGGAAGCGGCTCGGTCGAATACAAGCGCAGGTAGAGTGACGGGAGCGATGGATCGGAATAATCGCGCAGACGCTCTGCGCTCGGCTTGGGAAGCTCGTCGGCGAGTTGCACAATATCGAATGCGCGGCTCAAGAGCCCGCTTCCGTTGGTGACCGTATCGATCGTGGCCCTTTCCACATAGAAGTCGCGGTACGCGCGTTCGGCGTCCGCGATTTCCACGAACGCGCCCGCCCACTCCTGCGCGTGCTCGCTGTCGCGATCAATGAACGATCGCAATTCGCTCTCCTCGCTGACCTTCGTGCCCATCAGCACGGGATCCTCGAGTCCTGCGAGCAGGCCGGTGTAGACCTTTCGCCCGTTTGCGACGCCCCGCATGTCACGCTGCGTGATGCGCGCGTTCTCAGCACTGCGCCCCGCAAAGCCCTGCAACTTGATCTCCTGGCGCCAATACCGGTTCATGCGTTCGGGCAGATCGACATCGCGCAGGAACTTGAGGTGGTCGACGGTGTAGAGACGCCGCGTCCGTCCCGGATGTCCGAACACAAAGACCGGCTCGTTTTCTTTCGCGCCGTTCGCGCTCCACTTCAGGTAATGCTCCGGCTTGTACGGCTTGCCGTCCTCATAGAGGCGGAAGAACGTCATGTCGAGGCTGTAGCGCGGGAATTCAAAGTTGTCCGTGTCGCCACCGAAGGAACCCACCACTTCCTCCGGCGAAAAGACCAGCCGAACATCGTTGAAGACCTTGTACTTGTAGACGTGGTACTTCGCTCCCTGATAGAGCGTGACAACCTGGCAGCGGAAACCCGGGGAATCCTGGCATTCCTTTTCGATCTGCGATATCGCCTTGCGCTTCGCGGCGCCGGCCTCCGCCGCGGACATGCCGGGCTTTGCCGCGGCGTTCACCCGATCGGTCACGTCCAGCGTCTCCCACAGCACTCGAATCTCTGTGTCAGGACACTTGAGTTCCTCCTCTCGCGACGGCGCGTAGAACCCGTCCTTCAGATAATTCTTTTCCTTCGTGCTCAGCTTCGCGATCGCGCTCAGTCCGACGTGGTTGTTGGTCATCACCAGGCCATCGGGCGAAACGATCGAACCCGTGCCGCCCATACCCACGCGAACAACCGATCGCTGCATGTGCTTGAGCCAATCTTCGCTCGGATCGAAGTTGTACTTGGACTTCAGAGTTTCGCGAGGCGGATTGCTGAGCAGCCACATTCCTTCATCGGCGAGCGCACTCGCCTGGCCGGCAACGGCGAGAACTCCCAGCGAAACCACGGCACAAAGAGCGAATCGAGTCATCGAAGTCTCCGTTACAAGGATTCTGGTTCGAGCAAGATGATACGAGATCGCCTCGCGCGATGGCGTTGTCCGCTCATTGGTTCTTGTTGATTTCGGTCGCGTCAAGGGCAGAGCAACTGATCGTACATCGAAGCAAAGATCACAAAATCCGCGTCGTCCGTGAAGCCGTCGCCGTTGAAATCGGCGCCGGTGTAGGGACCCCCGGGAGTCAGCAGATCGTTGTAGAACCCGGCAAACGCGACGAAGTCGGTATCGTCCACGAAATCGTCTGTATTCAAATCTCCCGGACAGGCAATCCGTCCGTGCAGGTAGCGCGAGGCCGCGTACGCATCGACGATCCCCCAGCCGTAGTAGTCGTTCCGGGGCGGATCGCCGACCTGGCGTGCGGTGCGCTCAAGCACCCAACGCGTCGTGAGCGGCGGCAACGCGGGCAGTCCGGAAGCGGGAACAAAGTTTCCGATCAGGAGTGCCGCGGCACCGGCAACGTGCGGACACGAAACCGACGTCCCTGATTCGTTTCCATAAGTATGCCCGGCGTTGAACTGGTTGATCGTCGTCAGAATCCCGTCGTTCGCCTCGAGTTCATCGCCATCGGCCTGCGAGATCGAACAGACCGGCAGACGCAGATGTGGCGTGAAATTCTCCGTGAAGCCGCCCGGCACGTTGTTGGAGACGATGACCGCCTTCGCGCCCGCGTTGTACGCGTTCTGAACTTTCTGTCCGATGGTGTTGACACCGCGCCGGACATGGGCAATCTGGCCGTTGACAGAGGGCGGAAACGCCGCGGGGGAATCCCCCAAACCGCAGAACACGGCGTTCCCTGTGTATGGATCGACCGTACCGCCGCGCAATTGATTGGAAGCGTGATCCGTCTCATTCCATCGCACGTTCCAGCCGACAATCGGCATCGTTGAATACACGTCTTCGCCCGGGCCGGCGAGTGAAATGTGCGGACCATACGACGACCACGGCAGGAACTCGTCGTTCCGATACACGGCTGATATAGCCATGACGGATGGAAACCATGCCGGGTAGAACGGTGCGTTGTTCGAAAGATTCCCGGCCGACGCGACGAGCAATACGCCGGAATCGAGTGCCGCGTTGCAGGTATCGAGATACGCCTGATCAAAGTTCGTCGCGCCGAGCGCCATGTTCAGCACGCGCGCGCCGTTCGCGACCGCCCAATTGACGCCGGCGATCGCGTAACTGTGAAAGCCGAACTCCCAGTTGTTCAGCACCTTCGCGACGATGATGTCGGCCGTCGGCGCAACACCGACGACACCGATGTCGTTATCCCGCGCGAGCAGCGTTCCCGCCGTGTGCGTGCCGTGGAAATCGAAGTCATCGACAATCAAACCCGGCACAAACGATGCAGTCATCAGCGGAGTTGGAAGATCAGGATGCGTGAGATCGACGCCTGTATCAAGGTGTCCGACGATCACCCCACCCGCCCCCCCACCCCCGCCACTCATTCCCGAGCCGGTTCCCCACTTGGGCCAGACCTGAGGCGCCCCGATTTCATTGATTCCAAACGGCGTCTGCTGCGCGCACGCATAGATCGCATAGTCCGGTTCGGCATACAGCACGCCGGCCTGATGCCTCAACGAAGAAACGACCTCGTTTACGCGGCCATCATCCGTCTCGACGATCCGCAAGCCGGGAACCAGCTCGATGCTCTGAATGGTGCGCCGCACTCCCGCATTGCTGAGCATCGCTTCGGTCTGAGATTCGGAACGATCACTGAGCGGATCGAGCCGGAGCAGAATGCGCGTCGGATGCCGATCCGGATGAGGAGCCCAGTCGAGGGAAAGTACGGCAGAGCGGCCGGCAACCGGTGCCGCCGGCGCAGCGGCATGCAGCCCGGAGGCCGCGATCAGAGAAGCGCCTGCCGCGGCAACGGTGGCGAGCGAAAGACGAGCTATCTGCATGCAACGACCCCTCCAAACAATCCCTCACGACCGCAGTCTAATCGAGGTTTGCCCCCGGGCAAGAGGGCAGCTCCCAGGATTGACCACACTTTCGCAAGCGAGCCGAATCCGCCAACGCGGAAATCCGTACGGATGCGGAGGGCGCTGAGCCCGGCGGGAGAACAATCAACCATGAAGAACCTGTGTGTCGTTGCACCCGCGGTTGCCCTTTTGTTCGCGCCGCCTGCTTGGGCGGACGGAAACTCCGCCCCTCGGAATTCCGCGTCTGGCCTGGCGAGCGCACCGGAAAAGCCGGCTGCTGACAAACCGAGCGGCGACAGCCCATCCGACCAGAAAAAAGAAGACGAAATCCCGACGGGCGCGTTCGATCTGAGGCCGAAATTTCAATTCGGACAGAATCGGCGCATCCGCCTTTCGCTCGACAGCCGCGAGACCAAGCCCGATCCTGCCGCGCTGATCGACAACAAGGCGCCGCAGGAAGACGAGATGAAGACCCAGCAGGACTTTGTGCTCGTGTTCAAACCGACAAAGCCGCGCGAAGACGGCAACAGCCAGGTCGACATCGTCATCGAGAGCATCCGGTCGCATGTCGAGGGCCCGGGGGTGAACGACTCATTCGACAGCAAAGCTCCGGCGAAGAAGCCGGCGCTGAAGAAAAAGAGCGATCCGCTCAACGGGCTCGGCGAGCCGCCGACACTCGAAGAAACACTCCGGCCGCTGGTGGGGGAAACGCTCACCGTGCTCTTTGATCCGGATGGAAACGTCCTGCAAGTCCGCGGCGGCGAGAAATTCGTCCGGGCTCTCAACCCCATGGCGCCCGAGGAGATGATGCAGATCGGCGGCGATCAGAAGCTGCGCGAGCTGTTCAAGTCGATTGTGAGCACGCCTGGCAAGCGGTACGCCAAGCGCGGAGAGCGCTGGTCTTCCGACACATCGCTCGATTTGTTCCCGATCGGAGGCTCGCGCCTGCACACCGATTACCAGCTGACCAAAGTTCAAGGCTCGCGCGGCCGGATCGAGTTTGATGGTCAACTCGTTCCCGCATCAGATCCGAGCCCCGGATCGGGCGGGCTGAAACTCAGCAAGGCGGAGTACTCGGGCTTCACCGATTGGGATCAGGAGGACGGATTCCTCCGCTCCTCGCAGGCGAATCAGAAACTCGATGCTGAGCTGAAGATCGGAGAACAAACCATCTCGCTCAGGCAAAGCCAGAAGATGATCGTGGAGCGATTGAAATAGATTCCGCTTGAAACATCGGGAATCTCATACGCCAAGCGAAATGTCATACACCCGCTGCGACTTGGTTTTCATAAATCCAAGCCGTTCATAGAACTCGTGCGTCCGAGTGCGAACCTCATTCGTTCGGACGCGAAGCTTGGTGTGACCACGGCCGTGCGCCCACTCTTTGGCGTGCGCAACGAGCTTCCCGCCGATTCCCAGGCTCCGCGCCGAATCCAGCACAACCAAACCGCGTATCTCAGCCCACTCTCCGGTTTCCCAGGCGAACATCACCGCGACTTCAAGGCAGCCGACAACTTCATTTCCCGATTCGGCGACGAACAGCGCCCGATTCGGATCGGGCTTGTATCGCAGCCGCTCTCGCATAACTTCGGAGGAGGCCGGATAGCCGAGCTGCGTCGAGAGGGTGGCCAGCGGAACCGCATCGGACTCTGCCGCGACACGAATAGTGACATTCATGGCGGAACATAGGAGAAGTTCCTCGCGCAATCCCGCCCCGCGCGTCCTTGCGCTACTTCGGTTCTTGGCACACCGCCGGTTCACGGTAGAGTCGCAGCGTATTTCAATAGGCGGCGCTCGAATTCGGCGACGGCGCTGCTCGGTGTCTGATCGCTCCGCCGCACGATCGCCAATTCGCGCTTGAGCGGCTCGCCTTTCGGTGTCAACGAAGGCAAGCGCTTGGCCCCGTCGCTGAGCCGAGACACAAACCCGACTCCGACACCCGCCGCCACCATCTGCTGGATGCTCTGGATCGAGCGCAGCTCCATGACGACTTCGAGAGTCACGCCAGCGTTCGCCGCGGCATGGTCCACGACTTCACGAACCGCCGAGCCAGCCTCGAACCCGATGACCGATTCACCCTTCAAGTCGCTCCAGCGGAATGAAGTCTCTTTCGCGAGCCGGTGACGCATCGGCGTGATGAGCCGCAGCTCGTCTTCGACAAGGTGCTGCAAGACAAGTTGTTTCGCGCCCACGCGGCGCACCGGAAGCGTGACGATCCCGAGATCAAGTTCGCCCCCGAGAATGGATTCGACGACCGCAGACGACCCCATCTCGCGCACATGAAACTTGAGGCCCGGATACGCGCGGCGCATCTCGCTCACGACGGCGGGAAGGATGTACGAAGCCGCGGTCGCGCCCGCGCCCGCTCGGATTGAACCGGTTTCGAGTCCCGAAAGCCGGCGCACTTCGTGCAGTGCTTCATCCGCGTTGCGGACCGCATCATCGGCGTGACGCAGAAACACTCTGCCGGCTTCCGAGAGTTCGACACCCTTGCCGGTGCGGTGGAGCAAGCTCGTGCCGACTTCCTCTTCGAGTTTGCGCAGCATGGCCGAAAGCGCCGGCTGTGAAACCCCGAGCACGCGGGCGGCACGAGTCATGTGGCCGGTACGGGCGATTTCGCGAAAATACCGAAGCTGGCTCAATTCCATGGCTCGGATTGATTATAACAAGCGTTTATCAGACACGTAATCTGCATCGATTCGATTCATGCCGATCGAGGGATAGGGTTGTGCGTTCCGACCCGACAACCCCGAGGTGACCTATGGCATTCCAGGACCCCTTCAAGTCCAAAGCATCGCTCAAGACCAAGCACGGCACGTACTCCTACTACAACCTGAACGCTCTCAAACAGGCCGGCATCGGGCACGTGGACAAATTGCCTTATTCGATCCGCGTGCTGCTCGAATCGATGCTGCGGAACCTCGACGGCTTTGTGGTCACCGCCGACGATGTTTCCGGTCTTGCGAACTGGAACGCCAAGAGCCCGGCGAAAGAAGAAATCCCCTTTATGCCGGGGCGCGTCGTGCTGCAGGATTTCACCGGCGTGCCATGCGTTGTGGATCTTGCCGCGATGCGCGACGCCATGAAATCGATGGGCGGCGATCCGAATCTGATCAACCCGCTCGTCAAGTGCGATCTCGTCATCGATCACAGCGTGCAGGTCGATGCGTTCGGCCCCCCCACTTCGCTGGGAACCGCGCTGACCGTCAACGCCAACAAGGAATTCGAACGTAACGGCGAGCGCTACGAATTCCTGAAGTGGGGCCAGCAGTCGCTCAATAACTTCACCTGCGTGCCGCCGGCGACCGGAATCGTGCACCAGGTCAATCTCGAATACCTCGCGACCTGCGTCCTCACCAAACAGCAAGACGGCGAGACCGTGGTGTACCCGGACTCCTGTGTCGGAACGGACAGCCACACGACCATGGAGAACGGCCTTGGCGTCGTCGGCTGGGGCGTGGGGGGCATCGAGGCCGAGGCCGTCATGCTCGGCCAGCCGATCTACATGCTCACGCCCGAGGTGATCGGATTCCGCCTGAAAGGCAAATTGCCCGAGGGCACCACCGCGACCGATCTGGTCCTCACCGTCACGCAGATCCTCCGCAAGAAGGGTGTCGTCGACAAGTTCGTCGAGTTCTTTGGTGACGGGCTCGCGGCACTCTCCGTTCCCGATCGCGCCACGATCGCGAACATGGCGCCTGAATACGGTGCGACGATGGGCTTCTTCCCCATCGATCAGGCCACGCTCGATTACTTGCGATTCACCGGGCGCGACGAGGCAACCGTGGCGCTGGTCGAAGAATACTGCAAGGCGAACGGATTGTTCTGGACCAAGGGAAGCGCCGAGCCCGAATTCACCGACGTCGCCGAGCTCGATCTCTCGACCGTTCAGCCCTCGCTCGCCGGACCCAAGCGCCCGCAAGATCGCGTTCTGCTCAAAGACGTCAAAACCGCGTGGAACAAGGAACTCGTCGATAGCTTCGGCAAGAAGGCCCCGGCCGAATCGGTCAACGTTTCACGCTGGATCGACGAGGGCGGAAACGCCGCGAAGCCCGCGAACGCGGCGGACCCGTCCGGCGCGCCCGACCCGGGCTGCATCGGCGTTGATGTCAAGCTCGACAACAAGTCTTTCCAGTTGCATCACGGCGATGTGGTGATCGCCGCGATCACGAGCTGCACGAATACGAGCAATCCCGACGTCTTGATCGCCGCGGGCCTCGTTGCTCGCAAGGCTCGAGCGCTCGGCCTCACCCGCAAGCCGTGGGTCAAAACTTCGCTCGCCCCGGGTTCCAAAGTTGTCACCGAGTATCTCAACAAGGCCAATCTGTCCGCCGATCTCGAGTCGATTGGCTTCTACACCGTCGGCTACGGCTGTACGACCTGCATCGGAAACTCCGGCCCGCTTCCGGACGCAATCGAGAGCGCGATCAAGGGCGGCGATCTGATCGTCGCCAGCGTGCTCAGCGGCAACCGCAACTTCGAAGGTCGCGTGCACCCGAACGTCAAGGCGAATTACCTCGCCAGTCCGCCCTTGTGCGTGGCGTACGCGATTGCCGGCAGCGTTGCCATCGATCTCGCGACCGAAGCGATCGGCCGAAGCAAGGACGGAAAGTCCATCTACCTGAAAGACATCTGGCCGACGTGGAAGGAAGTGCAAGAGCTGAAGAGCCAGTGCCTCAGCCCGGAGCAATTCCGCAAGCAGTACGCAAATGTCTTTACCGGCAACGAGCAGTGGAACAAGGTCCCGGTTTCCAAGAGCGACTCGTATAAGTGGAACGACAAATCGACGTACATCCACAAGCCGCCTTTCTTCGAAGGCATGAAGCCGACCCCCACTCCTCCGAAGGCGATCAAGGGCGCACGTGTGCTGGCGTACGTCGGCGACTCGATCACGACCGACCACATCAGCCCGGCCGGCGACATCGCGGAGAATTCTCCGGCCGGTGAGTATCTGAAGGGACTTGGCATCCGCAAGGCCGACTTCAATACCTACGGAACTCGCCGCGGCAACGACCTCGTCATGACCCGCGGCACCTACGCGAACATCCGCGTCAAGAACAAGATTGCGGTCGATCCGGCCACCAACAAGATCAAGGAAGGCGGCTGGACGCGCGACATGTCGAAATCGGGCGGCGGCAAGATTTCGTTCATCTACGACGCCGCGATGAACTATCGAAAGGAAGGCACGCCTCTCGTCGTGCTCGCCGGCAAGGACTACGGCATGGGTTCGAGCCGCGACTGGGCGGCCAAGGGAACGCTCGAACTCGGCGTCAAAGCCGTGATCAGCGAATCCTTTGAGCGCATCCATCGGAGCAATCTTGTCGGCATGGGCGTTCTGCCTCTCAACTTTGTTGAGGGCCAAACCGCCGAGTCACTTGGGCTCAAGGGCGATGAGACGTTCGACATCGACCTGCACGTGAGCGTTGAAGGACTCGTGGAGCCGCGCTGCGAGGTGAAGGTCACCGCGAACAAACCCGACGGGAGGAAGGTGGCTTTCACGACGCGCTGCCGCATCGATACACCGGTCGAAGCGGAGTACTACCGCAACGGCGGCGTTCTGCACACCGTTCTTCGTCGATTGCTGAACGACAGCAAATCCAAGAAGCCGGCGATGGTGTGATGACAGCCGAACTCCGAGCCGATCTCGCTCATCCGGCGCACACGTCGATCGAAATACCGATCGCGTGGGGCGAAATGGATGCGCTGGGCCACGTCAACAACGTGGTCTTTTTCCGCTACATCGAAACGGCGCGGATCGATTTCCTGCGGAAAGCGGGCTGCCACGCGCTACGCGATCAGACCGGCGTCGGATTCATACTGCAATTCGTGGAAATGCGGTTCCGTCAACCGCTCGTCTTTCCCGACACGATCCGCATCGATTCAAAGCTCGAATCGATCGAAGAAGATCGGTTCACGCTCGCGCACGCGATCGTCAGCGGCAAAACCCGCGAAGTCGCTGCGGTCGCTCGCGGAACCATCGTGTCGTACGACTACAAAGCCTCGTCGAAGGTTGGGATGCCGCCGACGATTCGGAGTGCGATCCTGGGAATGGAAGGCCGTGCGCGATAGTCGCGTTGCCCGGTGCGCGAGAAATCCCGGTCGGAGTCTAGATTACTTCGACGCCGGGGTGGCAGCGCTCCTGGCGATTTGTGCGTTGATCGCCTCCATGCACGGATCTCTGTTTTCCGCGAAGTCTTTGAAGGACAATTCCGCCGCGATCTGGGGCTGGACCCATGTGCGCCGATCGGTTGAATCAAGAATCTGCCAGTACCGCGACGAGCAATGGATGCGCAGCTTGCTGTACGGCAGCAGCACGTAAGTGCTTTCGCCGACGAACTGGGGGCGTGAGCCGGTGGGTTCGCCCACGAATGTCGCGTTGGTGAACTTCTCGAGCATGTTCACGGTGTTCTGCGCCGCGGAAAAGGTGTTCCGCCCGATGATGACAAAGAGCTTGCCGTGCTGATTCAGTTTCTCGTTGCGAATGACGGATTCGACGAACGGTCCGACGAGCCCGGTGTTCCCGCCGCCGTTGAACCGCATGTCGATGATGAGGTATTCCGGCGACTTCTCCTCGATGAGGCTGTTCATTGATTCGATGACGTGCCGGAAGGGTTCGTTCTCGTTTCCGGAGACGGCCTGAAAGCCGAAGTAGACGGCGTTGAGATCATCCAGATACTTCAGCGTGAGCGGCGTCTCCAGATCCTGCTGATACAGCGGCGCCCGTACATTCGCTCCTGCGTTCGCATAGATATAACCCTTGCGGAAGAGCCGCGATTTCCCGAATCCGTCTCGGGCCATCGGGCGCGGTGCGATTCGGATCGCCTTCTCGCTGCCGTCGGCGAGGCGGAGGGTGTATTCGATGTCACCCTCCCCGGTTGCCCCGATCTCCTGCAGTGCCGCAGGCTGGAGCAATCTGGCCGGCACCGAATACAGGTACCCCATGTCGTTGTCCACGGAGCAGAATTGGCGTAACTTTGTCGCCACATCTTCCACGCCCATCGTTCCGACTCGTGTGATCTTCGCTCCGACAGTCTCCTTCAGATCTTCCGGAGCCCCGATCACGTAGATCCCCTCCGGGAACGCCCAGAGATGGAGCGGGATCCGGTTCAACGCTTTTTCGCCTTCGGCGTACGCCGCGAGAGTTGTGTGCCCGTCCCCCACCATCGCGAGCAGCCGTGAGATCCTCGCGCGCAGCCTGTCCTCGCTCACACCGGACGCCGCGGCGCTCTTGAGAGCCTCGATCTCCGCAAGGAATTTTTCCTTTGAGACATTCGCGTAGAGATTCCAATGCATCTGCTTCATCCGCCTCGCCAGAAAATCGAAGTCCCACGCCCATCTCTTCGCCGGATCACTCTCTTCCGGCGGGTTGAGCCCCGTGAGCGCAACGAATCGCGGGTCCTTGCGGAGCGAATTCAGATCGTCGTCGGCCGCCAAAGTTTCCTGATCCGCGTAGCGGTTCTCGAATGCCTTTGTGAGCCACTCGATCGCCTGATCGCTCTTGCCCTGCAGCGCGTACGCGCAGGCGATGTTGTACGACTCGGATTCTGGCCGGAACCCCAGCTCGAGCGCCTTCAGCCCCGCTTGAATCGACCCTTCCAGATCCCCCGCCATGTGCAGCGCGTAGGCGTAGTTCGACCACGCGGAACCGTCGAATCGGTTGGTCTTGAGGTACGCTTCATACTCCACGACCGATTGGGCGTACTGCTTGGCGCGCAGGAGCTCACCCGCGTGCGGCGCGGTCGGTGGCGGAAACGCCGAGACGGAATACGTGACGAGAGATGCACACGCGGCGACGAAGCGGGTCGTACAGGTTTGCATTGGCTGTCCTCGATGGAGGAGCCCGTTCGCGTCAAGCGGTCGGATCGCTCCTCACTCCAAATGATGCCGCAACGGAGCAAACCCTTCTTGAAGGCTGTTTGCGCTTCGCGGTTCAGCTACCGCCGGGATTCGCGCCGGGCGCGTCCCGGGGTAGTGTTGTAGAACCGGCGGAACATCCGCGTCAGATGCGCCTGATCCGAGAATCCGCACTCTGCACTGATTTCTGAGAGAGGCGTCGAAGTTGTCAGCACCCGATCGAGCGCCCGGTCGGCCCGAACACACGCCGCAAATTCGCTGATCGTG
The DNA window shown above is from Phycisphaeraceae bacterium and carries:
- a CDS encoding S46 family peptidase → MTRFALCAVVSLGVLAVAGQASALADEGMWLLSNPPRETLKSKYNFDPSEDWLKHMQRSVVRVGMGGTGSIVSPDGLVMTNNHVGLSAIAKLSTKEKNYLKDGFYAPSREEELKCPDTEIRVLWETLDVTDRVNAAAKPGMSAAEAGAAKRKAISQIEKECQDSPGFRCQVVTLYQGAKYHVYKYKVFNDVRLVFSPEEVVGSFGGDTDNFEFPRYSLDMTFFRLYEDGKPYKPEHYLKWSANGAKENEPVFVFGHPGRTRRLYTVDHLKFLRDVDLPERMNRYWRQEIKLQGFAGRSAENARITQRDMRGVANGRKVYTGLLAGLEDPVLMGTKVSEESELRSFIDRDSEHAQEWAGAFVEIADAERAYRDFYVERATIDTVTNGSGLLSRAFDIVQLADELPKPSAERLRDYSDPSLPSLYLRLYSTEPLPEALEIEKVTQMLGLLAERLGGDHPLVVKAFAGKSARARAEECVNGTSLNDPAARKALVEGGAAALKASNDPMLQLAAVFDPRSRELRKMYEDKVESVERDAYAKIAAARFARSGENMYPDATSSLRMSFGRVQGVPRDRTPAFTDIAGLFARAEERQGEPEFTLPAKWHAAKPKLDMATPYNFIADCDIIGGNSGSPTVNAKGEIVGLIFDGNVYSLTGDVIYDGTNARSVSVDSRGIVEALRKVYDAEKLADELTHK
- the acnA gene encoding aconitate hydratase AcnA — encoded protein: MAFQDPFKSKASLKTKHGTYSYYNLNALKQAGIGHVDKLPYSIRVLLESMLRNLDGFVVTADDVSGLANWNAKSPAKEEIPFMPGRVVLQDFTGVPCVVDLAAMRDAMKSMGGDPNLINPLVKCDLVIDHSVQVDAFGPPTSLGTALTVNANKEFERNGERYEFLKWGQQSLNNFTCVPPATGIVHQVNLEYLATCVLTKQQDGETVVYPDSCVGTDSHTTMENGLGVVGWGVGGIEAEAVMLGQPIYMLTPEVIGFRLKGKLPEGTTATDLVLTVTQILRKKGVVDKFVEFFGDGLAALSVPDRATIANMAPEYGATMGFFPIDQATLDYLRFTGRDEATVALVEEYCKANGLFWTKGSAEPEFTDVAELDLSTVQPSLAGPKRPQDRVLLKDVKTAWNKELVDSFGKKAPAESVNVSRWIDEGGNAAKPANAADPSGAPDPGCIGVDVKLDNKSFQLHHGDVVIAAITSCTNTSNPDVLIAAGLVARKARALGLTRKPWVKTSLAPGSKVVTEYLNKANLSADLESIGFYTVGYGCTTCIGNSGPLPDAIESAIKGGDLIVASVLSGNRNFEGRVHPNVKANYLASPPLCVAYAIAGSVAIDLATEAIGRSKDGKSIYLKDIWPTWKEVQELKSQCLSPEQFRKQYANVFTGNEQWNKVPVSKSDSYKWNDKSTYIHKPPFFEGMKPTPTPPKAIKGARVLAYVGDSITTDHISPAGDIAENSPAGEYLKGLGIRKADFNTYGTRRGNDLVMTRGTYANIRVKNKIAVDPATNKIKEGGWTRDMSKSGGGKISFIYDAAMNYRKEGTPLVVLAGKDYGMGSSRDWAAKGTLELGVKAVISESFERIHRSNLVGMGVLPLNFVEGQTAESLGLKGDETFDIDLHVSVEGLVEPRCEVKVTANKPDGRKVAFTTRCRIDTPVEAEYYRNGGVLHTVLRRLLNDSKSKKPAMV
- a CDS encoding S8 family serine peptidase, with amino-acid sequence MQIARLSLATVAAAGASLIAASGLHAAAPAAPVAGRSAVLSLDWAPHPDRHPTRILLRLDPLSDRSESQTEAMLSNAGVRRTIQSIELVPGLRIVETDDGRVNEVVSSLRHQAGVLYAEPDYAIYACAQQTPFGINEIGAPQVWPKWGTGSGMSGGGGGAGGVIVGHLDTGVDLTHPDLPTPLMTASFVPGLIVDDFDFHGTHTAGTLLARDNDIGVVGVAPTADIIVAKVLNNWEFGFHSYAIAGVNWAVANGARVLNMALGATNFDQAYLDTCNAALDSGVLLVASAGNLSNNAPFYPAWFPSVMAISAVYRNDEFLPWSSYGPHISLAGPGEDVYSTMPIVGWNVRWNETDHASNQLRGGTVDPYTGNAVFCGLGDSPAAFPPSVNGQIAHVRRGVNTIGQKVQNAYNAGAKAVIVSNNVPGGFTENFTPHLRLPVCSISQADGDELEANDGILTTINQFNAGHTYGNESGTSVSCPHVAGAAALLIGNFVPASGLPALPPLTTRWVLERTARQVGDPPRNDYYGWGIVDAYAASRYLHGRIACPGDLNTDDFVDDTDFVAFAGFYNDLLTPGGPYTGADFNGDGFTDDADFVIFASMYDQLLCP
- a CDS encoding GNAT family N-acetyltransferase, which gives rise to MNVTIRVAAESDAVPLATLSTQLGYPASSEVMRERLRYKPDPNRALFVAESGNEVVGCLEVAVMFAWETGEWAEIRGLVVLDSARSLGIGGKLVAHAKEWAHGRGHTKLRVRTNEVRTRTHEFYERLGFMKTKSQRVYDISLGV
- a CDS encoding LysR family transcriptional regulator, whose amino-acid sequence is MELSQLRYFREIARTGHMTRAARVLGVSQPALSAMLRKLEEEVGTSLLHRTGKGVELSEAGRVFLRHADDAVRNADEALHEVRRLSGLETGSIRAGAGATAASYILPAVVSEMRRAYPGLKFHVREMGSSAVVESILGGELDLGIVTLPVRRVGAKQLVLQHLVEDELRLITPMRHRLAKETSFRWSDLKGESVIGFEAGSAVREVVDHAAANAGVTLEVVMELRSIQSIQQMVAAGVGVGFVSRLSDGAKRLPSLTPKGEPLKRELAIVRRSDQTPSSAVAEFERRLLKYAATLP